Proteins co-encoded in one Amaranthus tricolor cultivar Red isolate AtriRed21 chromosome 7, ASM2621246v1, whole genome shotgun sequence genomic window:
- the LOC130818840 gene encoding protein trichome birefringence-like 38 — translation MDAQKHFMIALMLIISLFSLITATQFQKHEKRSSGQVINKLELNKCNIFEGRWVWDASYPLYDSSKCPSIRKEFDCQKFGRPDKYYLKFRWQPHDCDLPRFDGVDFLKRMKGKKIMYVGDSLSLNFWQSLVCLLHAAVPNSNITQRNTLQIKSWIFVDYDVSVMIYSSLYLVDIDNEQMSRVLKLNSIKRGGNVWKNMDILIFNTWLWWNIKGPKQSWDYVEDGSMIVKDMDRMSAFTKALTTWAKWVNSEIDPIKTKVFFQGTNPSHYNGTDWNQRGVTNCANEIFPMKESSNPSMTPPALDVVKQVLSTITKPVYLLDITTLSQLRKDGHPASYNGFHGMDCTHWCIAGLPDTWNLLLYTSLTMSS, via the exons ATGGATGCCCAAAAACATTTTATGATTGCTTTAATGCTAATAATATCATTGTTTAGCCTAATTACAGCAACCCAATTCCAGAAACATGAGAAAAGATCATCAGGACAAGTTATTAATAAGTTAGAGTTGAATAAATGCAATATTTTTGAAGGTCGATGGGTTTGGGATGCTTCTTATCCTCTTTATGATTCTTCAAAATGTCCGTCTATTCGCAAAGAATTCGATTGCCAGAAATTTGGACGTCCTGATAAGTATTATCTTAAGTTCCGGTGGCAGCCACATGATTGTGATCTTCCCAG ATTTGATGGGGTGGATTTCTTGAAGAGAATGAAGGGAAAGAAAATAATGTATGTTGGGGATTCACTTAGCCTTAACTTTTGGCAGTCTTTGGTTTGCCTACTTCATGCTGCTGTCCCAAACTCCAACATAACTCAACGTAATACGCTTCAAATTAAGTCTTGGATTTTTGTG GATTATGATGTTTCAGTGATGATATATTCTTCATTATACCTAGTCGACATCGACAATGAGCAAATGAGCCGAGTTTTGAAGCTCAATTCAATTAAGCGTGGTGGCAATGTTTGGAAGAATATGGACATTTTGATCTTCAACACTTGGCTTTGGTGGAATATAAAGGGTCCTAAACAATC ATGGGATTATGTTGAAGATGGATCAATGATAGTGAAGGATATGGATCGCATGTCTGCATTTACAAAAGCATTAACGACCTGGGCTAAATGGGTTAATTCTGAGATTGATCCAATCAAGACTAAAGTTTTCTTCCAAGGAACTAATCCATCTCATTACAA TGGAACAGATTGGAATCAAAGAGGAGTGACAAATTGTGCCAACGAGATATTTCCCATGAAAGAATCAAGTAATCCAAGTATGACACCACCAGCTTTGGATGTGGTGAAACAAGTTCTAAGTACAATTACAAAACCTGTTTATTTACTTGATATCACAACATTATCACAACTAAGGAAAGATGGACATCCTGCTTCATATAATGGTTTTCATGGAATGGATTGCACTCATTGGTGTATTGCTGGCCTTCCTGATACTTGGAATCTACTTTTGTACACATCTTTGACAATGTCATCTTAG